In Humulus lupulus chromosome 6, drHumLupu1.1, whole genome shotgun sequence, a single genomic region encodes these proteins:
- the LOC133783889 gene encoding auxin-responsive protein SAUR24-like yields the protein MGFRFASLVHAKQLIQRPFSSTKDIPKGFLAVYVGDESRMKKFVIPVAYLNQPSFQDFLSQAEEEFRFDHPMGALTIPCIEDAFIDLISRLSS from the coding sequence ATGGGATTCCGCTTTGCTAGCTTAGTTCATGCCAAGCAACTCATTCAGAGGCCTTTTTCAAGCACTAAAGATATTCCTAAGGGCTTTTTAGCAGTTTACGTTGGAGATGAGAGCAGAATGAAGAAATTTGTGATCCCTGTGGCATACTTGAACCAACCTTCATTCCAAGACTTCCTAAGTCAAGCTGAAGAAGAATTCAGATTCGATCATCCAATGGGAGCTCTTACAATTCCCTGCATAGAAGATGCCTTCATTGATCTTATTTCTCGCTTAAGCTCCTAA
- the LOC133784852 gene encoding secreted RxLR effector protein 161-like, with amino-acid sequence MEGCKTVSTPLDNNKALKKEDGSPKADESKFRSLIGSLLYLTATRPDIMYAVSLLSRFMHDPSQVHYGAAKRILRYLQGTKLYGIWYEVMNESKLIGYTDSDWAGSMDDMKSTSGYAFTLGSGIFSWASKKQATVAQSSAGAEYIAAAMTTSQAIWLKKILEDMGESQKEATKIYCDSNGEKSSISQ; translated from the coding sequence ATGGAGGGATGCAAGACTGTATCAACTCCATTAGACAACAATAAAGCTCTCAAGAAGGAAGATGGCTCACCAAAAGCAGATGAATCAAAATTTCGAAGTCTAATCGGCAGCCTACTCTATCTAACTGCTACAAGACCAGACATAATGTACGCAGTTAGTCTTCTATCAAGATTCATGCAtgatccaagtcaagttcactACGGAGCAGCCAAGAGAATCCTTCGATACTTACAAGGAACAAAACTTTACGGAATCTGGTACGAAGTCATGAATGAGTCAAAACTGATTGGCTACACAGATAGTGACTGGGCAGGATCCATGGACGACATGAAAAGCACGTCAGGATATGCCTTCACACTTGGATCTGGAATATTTTCATGGGCCTCAAAGAAACAAGCAACAGTTGCACAATCATCAGCTGGAGCAGAGTACATTGCAGCAGCAATGACTACAAGCCAAGCTATATGGCTTAAAAAAATACTAGAAGACATGGGAGAATCACAGAAGGAAGCTACAAAGATATATTGCGATAGCAATGGCGAAAAATCCAGTATTTCACAGTAG